In the Sarcophilus harrisii chromosome 3, mSarHar1.11, whole genome shotgun sequence genome, one interval contains:
- the LOC100929309 gene encoding olfactory receptor 150-like isoform X1 produces MGIENYSAVTEFILAGLTDQSELQIPLFFLFLGIYVVTMVGNLGMIILIGLSSHLHTPMYYFLSCLSFIDLCHSTVITPKMLVNFVSEKNIISYPECMTQLYFFLIFIISECHILAVMAYDRYVAICSPLLYNVIMSYQLCSWLVGGVGTMAVVGATVHTGCMLRIYFCKDNIVNNFFCDLLPLFKLSCSSTYINEVVLLAFSSFNLFVPTLTILSSYIFILFSILRIQSTAGRSKAFSTCSSHIMAVSLFFGSTAFMYLQPSTNSMDQGKVSSVFYTIVIPMLNPLIYSLRNKDVKVALKKLLEKRFFS; encoded by the exons ATGGGCATA gaaaattactcTGCAGTGACTGAGTTTATCCTTGCAGGCTTAACAGATCAATCAGAACTCCAGATTCCACTTTTCTTCCTATTCCTAGGAATCTATGTAGTTACTATGGTTGGGAACCTGGGCATGATCATCTTAATTGGGCTCAGTTCCCACCTCCACACCCCCATGTACTATTTCCTCAGTTGTCTATCTTTCATTGACCTCTGTCATTCCACTGTCATCACCCCCAAAATGCTTGTGAACTTTGTGTCAGAGAAAAACATCATCTCTTACCCTGAGTGTATGACTCAGCtctattttttcctcatatttataatttctgaATGCCATATTTTGGCAGTAATGGCATATGATCGCTATGTTGCCATCTGTAGCCCTCTTTTATATAACGTCATCATGTCCTATCAGTTGTGCTCCTGGCTAGTGGGTGGAGTGGGGACAATGGCTGTGGTTGGAGCCACAGTTCACACAGGATGTATGCTTAGAATTTACTTTTGCAAAGACAACATTGTCAATAATTTCTTTTGTGATCTTCTTCCCCTCTTCAAGCTTTCCTGCTCTAGCACCTACATCAATGAAGTAGTGCTTCTGGCTTTTagttcatttaatctttttgtcCCAACTCTGACTATTCTCAGCTCTTATATTTTCATCCTGTTTAGCATCCTTCGCATCCAATCCACTGCAGGCCGTTCTAAAGCTTTCAGCACTTGCAGCTCCCATATCATGGCTGTTTCTCTATTCTTTGGCTCAACTGCATTCATGTATCTGCAACCTTCTACCAACTCCATGGATCAGGGAAAAGTATCCTCTGTGTTTTATACCATAGTGATCCCCATGTTGAACCCTCTGATCTACAGTCTCAGAAACAAAGATGTCAAAGTTGCACTGAAGAAACTTCTAGAGAAAAGGTTTTTTTCATAA
- the LOC100929309 gene encoding olfactory receptor 150-like isoform X2, producing MVLENYSAVTEFILAGLTDQSELQIPLFFLFLGIYVVTMVGNLGMIILIGLSSHLHTPMYYFLSCLSFIDLCHSTVITPKMLVNFVSEKNIISYPECMTQLYFFLIFIISECHILAVMAYDRYVAICSPLLYNVIMSYQLCSWLVGGVGTMAVVGATVHTGCMLRIYFCKDNIVNNFFCDLLPLFKLSCSSTYINEVVLLAFSSFNLFVPTLTILSSYIFILFSILRIQSTAGRSKAFSTCSSHIMAVSLFFGSTAFMYLQPSTNSMDQGKVSSVFYTIVIPMLNPLIYSLRNKDVKVALKKLLEKRFFS from the coding sequence gaaaattactcTGCAGTGACTGAGTTTATCCTTGCAGGCTTAACAGATCAATCAGAACTCCAGATTCCACTTTTCTTCCTATTCCTAGGAATCTATGTAGTTACTATGGTTGGGAACCTGGGCATGATCATCTTAATTGGGCTCAGTTCCCACCTCCACACCCCCATGTACTATTTCCTCAGTTGTCTATCTTTCATTGACCTCTGTCATTCCACTGTCATCACCCCCAAAATGCTTGTGAACTTTGTGTCAGAGAAAAACATCATCTCTTACCCTGAGTGTATGACTCAGCtctattttttcctcatatttataatttctgaATGCCATATTTTGGCAGTAATGGCATATGATCGCTATGTTGCCATCTGTAGCCCTCTTTTATATAACGTCATCATGTCCTATCAGTTGTGCTCCTGGCTAGTGGGTGGAGTGGGGACAATGGCTGTGGTTGGAGCCACAGTTCACACAGGATGTATGCTTAGAATTTACTTTTGCAAAGACAACATTGTCAATAATTTCTTTTGTGATCTTCTTCCCCTCTTCAAGCTTTCCTGCTCTAGCACCTACATCAATGAAGTAGTGCTTCTGGCTTTTagttcatttaatctttttgtcCCAACTCTGACTATTCTCAGCTCTTATATTTTCATCCTGTTTAGCATCCTTCGCATCCAATCCACTGCAGGCCGTTCTAAAGCTTTCAGCACTTGCAGCTCCCATATCATGGCTGTTTCTCTATTCTTTGGCTCAACTGCATTCATGTATCTGCAACCTTCTACCAACTCCATGGATCAGGGAAAAGTATCCTCTGTGTTTTATACCATAGTGATCCCCATGTTGAACCCTCTGATCTACAGTCTCAGAAACAAAGATGTCAAAGTTGCACTGAAGAAACTTCTAGAGAAAAGGTTTTTTTCATAA
- the LOC100929309 gene encoding olfactory receptor 150-like isoform X3: protein MVGNLGMIILIGLSSHLHTPMYYFLSCLSFIDLCHSTVITPKMLVNFVSEKNIISYPECMTQLYFFLIFIISECHILAVMAYDRYVAICSPLLYNVIMSYQLCSWLVGGVGTMAVVGATVHTGCMLRIYFCKDNIVNNFFCDLLPLFKLSCSSTYINEVVLLAFSSFNLFVPTLTILSSYIFILFSILRIQSTAGRSKAFSTCSSHIMAVSLFFGSTAFMYLQPSTNSMDQGKVSSVFYTIVIPMLNPLIYSLRNKDVKVALKKLLEKRFFS, encoded by the coding sequence ATGGTTGGGAACCTGGGCATGATCATCTTAATTGGGCTCAGTTCCCACCTCCACACCCCCATGTACTATTTCCTCAGTTGTCTATCTTTCATTGACCTCTGTCATTCCACTGTCATCACCCCCAAAATGCTTGTGAACTTTGTGTCAGAGAAAAACATCATCTCTTACCCTGAGTGTATGACTCAGCtctattttttcctcatatttataatttctgaATGCCATATTTTGGCAGTAATGGCATATGATCGCTATGTTGCCATCTGTAGCCCTCTTTTATATAACGTCATCATGTCCTATCAGTTGTGCTCCTGGCTAGTGGGTGGAGTGGGGACAATGGCTGTGGTTGGAGCCACAGTTCACACAGGATGTATGCTTAGAATTTACTTTTGCAAAGACAACATTGTCAATAATTTCTTTTGTGATCTTCTTCCCCTCTTCAAGCTTTCCTGCTCTAGCACCTACATCAATGAAGTAGTGCTTCTGGCTTTTagttcatttaatctttttgtcCCAACTCTGACTATTCTCAGCTCTTATATTTTCATCCTGTTTAGCATCCTTCGCATCCAATCCACTGCAGGCCGTTCTAAAGCTTTCAGCACTTGCAGCTCCCATATCATGGCTGTTTCTCTATTCTTTGGCTCAACTGCATTCATGTATCTGCAACCTTCTACCAACTCCATGGATCAGGGAAAAGTATCCTCTGTGTTTTATACCATAGTGATCCCCATGTTGAACCCTCTGATCTACAGTCTCAGAAACAAAGATGTCAAAGTTGCACTGAAGAAACTTCTAGAGAAAAGGTTTTTTTCATAA